A genomic stretch from Primulina huaijiensis isolate GDHJ02 chromosome 14, ASM1229523v2, whole genome shotgun sequence includes:
- the LOC140958070 gene encoding cysteine proteinase inhibitor 1-like gives MQLKSCPLLSAILLILVASFHYQALAISASAIVGNWRPIPNLNDVLEIARFAVSEHNKKANVQLEFVKVVKGETQVVEGTNYRLVIIANDAAAGNAPGNYEAVVWDMPWKHFRELSSFVKV, from the coding sequence atgcaactcaaatcttgcCCTCTTCTCTCAGCGATCCTCTTGATATTGGTGGCTTCATTTCATTACCAAGCCTTGGCCATTTCGGCTAGTGCCATCGTTGGCAACTGGCGGCCGATTCCGAACTTGAACGATGTGTTGGAAATCGCTAGATTCGCGGTGTCGGAGCACAACAAGAAGGCTAACGTGCAGTTGGAGTTTGTAAAGGTTGTAAAGGGTGAAACCCAAGTAGTCGAGGGTACGAATTACAGATTGGTCATCATCGCAAATGATGCGGCTGCCGGCAACGCGCCAGGAAATTACGAGGCTGTGGTATGGGACATGCCTTGGAAGCATTTCAGGGAACTAAGCTCTTTTGTGAAAGTTTAA